CTGCCGTGGCGGCGCGCCTGACGACCAGCTCCCGCGTGTGCGGTGCACCCTTCCCCGGGGCGCACCGCACACGCGTGTCCTCCCTCTTCCCGGCGAATCCCGGCACCACTGCCCAGGACCGTCCGGATGCTGGGATGCTGATGACTGTTGAACGGGTGGGACGGGCTGTGGGGGGCCGAGAAACGTGGAGGACAGAGTGCGAGTGGTCATCGCCGAGGATTCAGTGCTGCTCAGGGAGGGCCTGACCCGGTTGCTGACCGACCGCGGGCACGACGTGGTGGCGGGCGTGGGCGACGGGGACGCGCTGGTCAAGACCATCACCGACCTGGCCGCGCAGGACGCGCTGCCGGACGTGGTGGTCGCCGACGTGCGGATGCCGCCGACGCACACCGACGAGGGCGTGCGCGCCGCGGTCCTGCTGCGCAAGAAGCACCCGGGGCTCGGGGTGCTGGTCCTTTCGCAGTACGTGGAGGAGCAGTACGCGACCGAGTTGCTCGCCGGTTCCAGCCACGGCGTTGGCTATCTGCTCAAGGACCGGGTGGCCGAGGTGCGCGAGTTCGTGGACGCGGTGGTGCGAGTGGCGCAGGGCGGTACGGCGCTCGACCCCGAGGTGGTGGCCCAGCTCCTGGGGCGCAGCCGTAAGCAGGACGTGCTGGCGGGGCTGACTCCGCGTGAGCGCGAGGTGCTGGGCCTGATGGCCGAGGGCCGGACGAACTCGGCGATCGCGCGTCAACTGGTCGTGAGCGACGGCGCGGTGGAGAAGCACGTCAGCAATATCTTCCTGAAGCTGGGGCTGTCCCCGAGTGACGGGGATCACCGGCGTGTTCTGGCGGTGCTCACCTACCTGAACTCGTGACGACCTGACACCCTGTCAGATATGGCGGGAATCGACCGGTGGACTCCGGGGCGCTCCGGGGCCGGCTTCCGGGTCGACTCGGAGTCGACCCGAAGTCGACCCGGATTCGGTCCTAGAACCAAAGGATGAGTGGGCGCGTCTTCGAACAGGGGGCCATGGGGGTGGGTAAATCATGACAAACAAGGTCATCAGGGTGTCTCATTGTCGCGTCCACCATGCGAACCACCCAGGGAAGGCGACCCTTACCGACGTAGGGTGGGCCATGGAGAGGCCGGTCGGCCGGCCACTCCCGCAGAGCCGCCTCGAGGGAGGTCCAGTTCAGTGACCAGCCAGGTCAGTAGCCCGGCCGAGCAGGCCGATGGGGCAGTGGTCCGAGAGCAGCGCAGACACGCGAACGGCAAGGACGTACGGCGTCTGGACCGGGTCATCATCCGGTTTGCGGGTGACTCGGGCGACGGGATGCAGCTGACGGGTGACCGGTTCACCTCGGAGACTGCGTCGTTCGGGAACGACCTGTCCACGCTGCCGAACTTCCCCGCCGAGATCCGAGCGCCCGCAGGGACACTGCCGGGCGTTTCTTCGTTCCAGCTGCATTTCGCGGACCACGACATCCTCACGCCGGGCGACGCGCCGAACGTGTTGGTGGCGATGAACCCGGCCGCGCTGAAGGCGAACATCGCGGATGTGCCGCGCGGCGCGGAAATCATCGTCAACACGGACGAGTTCACCAAACGGGCGATGCAGAAGGTCGGTTACGAGACCTCCCCGCTGGAGGACGGTTCGCTGGACGGGTATCACGTCCATCCGGTGCCGCTGACGACGCTCACGGTCGAGGCGCTCAAGGAGTTCGAGCTGTCCCGCAAGGACGCGGGCCGCTCGAAGAACATGTTCGCGCTGGGTCTGCTGTCGTGGATGTACCACCGGCCCACCGAGGGCACGGAGCGGTTCCTCAAGTCGAAGTTCGCGAAGAAGCCGCAGATCGCCGCGGCGAACATCGCCGCTTTCCACGCGGGCTGGAACTTCGGTGAGACGACGGAGGACTTCGCGGTCTCCTACGAGGTCGCGCCCGCCTCGTCCGCGTTCCCGACCGGCACCTACCGCAACATCTCCGGGAACCTGGCCCTGTCCTACGGGCTGATCGCGGCGTCCCGGCAGGCGGACCTGCCGCTGTATCTGGGCTCGTACCCGATCACTCCGGCCTCCGACATCCTGCACGAGCTGTCGAAGCACAAGAACTTCGGCGTGCGCACGTTCCAGGCGGAGGACGAGATCGCCGGGATCGGCGCGGCGCTGGGCGCGTCGTTCGGCGGCAGCCTCGCCGTCACGACCACCTCCGGCCCCGGCGTGGCCCTGAAGTCGGAGACGATCGGACTGGCCGTCTCCCTCGAACTGCCGCTGCTGGTGGTGGACATTCAGCGCGGTGGCCCCTCCACCGGGCTGCCCACCAAGACGGAGCAGGCGGACCTGCTCCAGGCGATGTACGGGCGCAACGGTGAGGCGCCGGTTCCGGTGGTCGCGCCGCGCACGCCCGCCGACTGTTTCGACGCGGCGATCGAGGCGGCCCGGATCGCGATCACGTACCGCACCCCGGTCTTCCTCCTCTCCGACGGCTACCTGGCCAACGGCTCGGAGCCGTGGCGCATCCCCGAGATCGACCAACTCCCCGACCTGCGCACCCAGTTCGCCTCCGGCCCGAATCACACCGAGGCCGACGGCACCGAGGTGTTCTGGCCCTACAAGCGCGATCCGCAGACGCTGGCCCGTCCGTGGGCGATCCCGGGCACGCCGGGTCTTGAGCACCGTATCGGCGGGATCGAGAAGCAGGACGGCACGGGCAACATCTCCTACGACCCGGCCAACCACGAGCTCATGGTCCGCACCCGCCAGGCCAAGATCGACGGCATCGAGGTCCCGGACCTGGAGGTCGACGACGCCTCGGACGAGGCCAACACCCTTGTCCTCGGTTGGGGTTCGACCTACGGACCCATCACCGCCGCCGTACGCCGGCTGCGCACCACCGGCGAGCACATCGCGCAGGCCCATCTGCGCCATCTGAACCCGTTCCCGCGGAATCTGGGCGAGGTCCTGAAGCGTTACGAGAAGGTGGTGATCCCCGAGATGAACCTCGGCCAGCTCGCCACCCTCGTCCGGGCGAAGTACCTGGTGGACGCCCACTCGCACAACCAGGTCAACGGCATGCCGTTCAAGGCTGAGCAGCTCGCCACGGCTCTCAAGGAGGCCATCCATGGCTGACACCGGCACGAAAGGCACGGGCACGATCGAGGCGCTCTCGCTGGTGCCCAAGGCCGAGGCCGAGCAGTCCATGAAGGACTTCAAGTCCGACCAGGAAGTGCGCTGGTGCCCCGGCTGCGGCGACTACGCGATCCTCGCGGCCGTCCAGGGCTTCATGCCCGAGCTCGGTCTGGCGAAGGAGAACATCGTCTTCGTCTCGGGCATCGGCTGCTCGTCCCGCTTCCCGTACTACATGAACACCTACGGGATGCACTCCATCCACGGCCGCGCCCCGGCCATCGCGACCGGCCTGGCGTCCTCGCGCCGCGACCTGTCCGTGTGGGTGGTCACCGGTGACGGCGACGCCCTGTCCATCGGCGGCAACCACCTCATCCACGCCCTGCGCCGGAACGTGAACCTGAAGATCCTCCTGTTCAACAACCGGATCTACGGCCTCACCAAGGGCCAGTACTCGCCCACCTCCGAGGTCGGCAAGATCACCAAGTCGACGCCGATGGGCTCTCTCGACGCGCCCTTCAACCCGGTGTCCCTCGCGCTCGGCGCGGAGGCGTCGTTCGTGGCCCGTACCGTCGACTCCGACCGCAAGCACCTCACCGACGTGCTGCGCCAGGCGGCCGCCCACCCGGGCACCGCCCTGGTGGAGATCTACCAGAACTGCAACATCTTCAACGACGGCGCCTTCGAAGTCCTCAAGGACAAGCAGCAGGCCGAGGAGGCGGTGATCCGCCTGGAGCACGGGCAGCCGATCCGCTTCGGCACCGACCTCGCCAAGGGCGTCGTGCGGGACCCGCAGACCGGTGACCTGGAGGTCGTCGACGTGACCGAGGACAACCAGTCGCAGATCCTCGTCCACGACGCACACGCGGCCTCGCCCACGACGGCGTTCGCCCTGTCCCGGCTGGCCGACCCGCACACCCTGCACCACACGCCCATCGGCGTCTTCCGCTCCGCCGAGCGGCCCGTCTACGACGTGCAGATGTCCGAACAGCTCGACGAGGCGATCGAGCAGAACGGCAAGGGCGACCTCGGCGCGCTGCTCGCCGGGGGCGACACCTGGACCGTGGTCGGTTAGGCGGACCGCCCGACGACACAGCCCGCGCCCCTTATGGGGCGCGGGTTTCGTCGTATGCCGCCCTGGCCTCCGTCACCGCTTCCATGCGGCGTTCCGTCCACATCGCGAGCGTTCTCACCTGTTCCGCCGCCTCGCGGCCGAGATCGGTGAGCGAGTAGTCCACGCGTGGCGGGATGACCGGCTTCGCGTCGCGGTGCACCATTCCGTCACGCTCCAGGGTCTGGAGCGTCTGCGTGAGCATCTTCTCGCTGACGCGGCCGATCTCCCGGCGCAGCTCGCTGAACCGGTACGAGCGCTCCTCAAGGGCGATCAGGACGAGGACGCCCCAGCGGCTGGTGACGTGTTCGAGCACGAGCCGGTACGGGCACAGCTCTTCGCCGTCGGCGCCCCACTTACTTACCGCCATGCCAGTACCTTACTTCAAAGTGGGTACTTTCCAATAGTTAGCGCCCGGCGTAAGCTCAGCGCCATAACCAGTCACCAAGGGAGATTTCAGACATGAGCATCGTCGTCACCGGAGCCACCGGACGCCTCGGCCGTCTCGTCATCGACGGCCTCCTTGCCGCCGGCGTCCCGGCGGAGAGCGTCGCCGCCGTCGTCCGCGACAAGGACAAGGCCGCCGGCCTCGCCGCCCGCGGCGTCGAGCTGCGGATCGCCGACTACAGCGCGCCCGGGACGCTGGCCGGCGCCTTCGCCGCCGGGGACCGGGTCCTGCTGATCTCCGGCAGCGAGGTCGGGCAGCGCGTGGCGCAGCATCAGGCCGTGATCGACGCCGCGAAGGGCGCAGGCGTCGCGCTGCTCGCGTACACCGGCGTCCTCGGCGGGCCCGAGGCCGACTTCGACCTGGCGGCCGAGCACAAGGTGACCGAGCAGGCGATCCTGGACTCCGGTCTGCCGTACACGTTCCTGCGCAACGGCTGGTACCACGAGAACTACACCGAGAACCTCGCCCCGGTCCTGGAACACGGCGCCGTCACCGCCTCCGCGGGCGAGGGCCGCGTCGCCTCCGCCTCCCGCGCCGACTACGCCGCCGCCGCGGTCGCCGTCCTCACCGGCGAGGGCCACGAGAACCAGGCGTACGAACTGAGCGGCGACGTCGCCTGGTCCTTCGCCGAGTACGCCGCCGAGCTGTCGAAGCAGACGGGCCGCACGATCGCGTACAACTCCGTCACGCCCGAGCAGAACCGCGAGATCCTGCTCGGCGCCGGACTGCCCGCACCCTTCGCCGACATCCTCGTGGGCGTCGACACCGCCATCGAGCAGGGCCTGCTCGCCACCACCAGCGGCGACCTGTCCCGGCTGACCGGCCGCCCCACGACCCCGCTCGCGGACGCGATCAAGGCCGCGCTCGCCTGAGAAACGGACGGTCTCCCACCTGCACGGACGTCCTGTCATGACCGTATAGAGATACGGACATGACAGCCGGTGCCCCGCGGCGCTACCTTCATGAGTGGCCGCCACGGGGCGTCCGCGTGGGTGAAGGAGGGGCCGTGGAGGCTGGGCAGTCGAGGAGCGAACAGCGCACAGGACTGTTGAACGGCATCGCGGCCTATGGGATGTGGGGCCTGGTGCCCCTGTTCTGGCCCCTGCTCAAGCCCGCCGGCGCCGGTGAGATCCTCGCCCACCGCATGGTGTGGTCGCTGGCCGTGGTCGGCATCGCCCTGCTCTTCGTACGCCGCTGGGCCTGGGCCGGTGAGCTGCTGCGCAACCCGCGCAGGCTGGCGCTCGTCACGGTCGCCGCGGCCGTCATCACGGTCAACTGGGGCGTCTACATATGGGCCGTGAACGCGGGCCATGTCGTCGAGGCGTCACTCGGCTACTTCATCAATCCGCTGGTCACCATCGCCATGGGCGTCCTGCTCCTGGGCGAGCGGCTGCGGCCCGCGCAGTGGGCGGCGGTCGGCGTCGGCCTCGCCGCGGTCCTCGTCCTCGCCTTCGGATACGGGCAGCCGCCCTGGATCTCCCTCTGCCTCGCGTTCTCCTTCGCCACGTACGGCCTGGTGAAGAAGAAGGTGAACCTCGGCGGTCTGGAGTCGCTCGCCGCCGAGACCGCGATCCAGTTCGTGCCCGCGCTCGCCTATCTGCTGTGGATCGGCTCGCAGGGCGAGTCCACGTTCGGCAACGGCGCGGGCCACGCCACGCTGCTCGCGGCGACGGGCCTGGTCACCGCGATCCCCCTGGTCTGCTTCGGCGCCGCCGCCATCCGCGTACCGCTGTCGACGCTGGGGCTGCTCCAGTACCTGGCGCCGGTCTTCCAGTTCCTGCTCGGCATCCTGTACTTCCACGAGGCGATGCCCGCCGAACGCTGGGCGGGCTTCGCTCTCGTCTGGGTGGCGCTCACGCTCCTGACGTGGGACGCCCTGCGGACGGCCCGGCGGGGGCGGATCGCGCTTGCCGAGCAGGAGGCGCGGGTGACGGCTCCGGAGTCGGTACCGGAGTCGGTACCGGAGTCGATTCCGCAGACGCAGGTTCAGCCGCAGACGCAGCCTGAGACGGATCCGCGGCGCGAGCCGGCCGCCTGATCCCGCGCGCCGACACGAGCGCGCCCAGCGTCACCATCACCACCGGCACCACGAGGGCCGCGCGGAAGGCGGAGAGCGTGTCGGCCGCGCCGGCCCCCTTCGAGGCGAGCCCGTACACGGCTGTCACCGCCGAGATGCCGAGCGCCGAACCGAACTGCGTCGACGTGTGGAGCAGCCCGCCCGCGAGCCCCTGCTCCTCCTCCGCGACCCCGTCCGTCGCCGCGATGGTCAGCGGACCGTAGGCGAGCGCGAACGCGGTCCCGGCGAGGATCAGGGTCGGGAACATGGCGGCGTACGTCCAGTCCATGCCGACCGGCAGGAAGAGCCCGTACGCGAGGATCGCCAGCAGGAAGCCGCCGAGGACGACGCGCGCGTTGCCGAAGCGCCCGACCAGGCGCGGGGTGAGCGTCGGCGCGAGGACCGCGTCGCAGCCCATCACGACGAGCGCGATCGCCGTCTGCAGGGACGACCAGCCGCGCAGCTCCTGGAGGTACAGGGTCAGCACGAACTGGAACCCGAAGAACGCGCCGACGAACAGCAGTGCCCCCAGGCCGGCGCGGACCACCGTCCCCGTACGGAAGATGCCGAGCCGCACGAGGGGCGCCCCGCTGCGCCGCTCCACGGCGACGAAGACGCCGCCGAGCGCGAGCCCCAGGGCGACGGCGGCGGCCGTCAGCGGCCAGTCCGTGAGCCCGTGTTCGAGCCGCACGACGCCATAGGCGACCAGCAGCATGGCGCCCGCCGCCGCGGCCGCTCCGGCCATGTCGAAGCCGCTGCGCCGCCGCCCGGGCGCGGCCTGCGCGGGAATCAGCCGCACCGCGGCGGCCAGGATCGCCCCGGCGAGCAGCACGGGCGCGAAGAACACCCACCGCCAGCCGAGCTCGGTCAGCAACCCGCCGACGACGAGCCCGAGGGAGAAGCCGCCCGCGGCCGTTCCCGCGAAGACGAGGAGCGCCTTGTTGCGCTGCGGCCCCTCGGCGTACGAGGTGGTGATGAGCGACAGCGCGGCCGGCGTCATGAACGCGGCGGAGGCGCCGGTGACGAAGCGCGCGACGATCAGCATCCACCCCTCGGTCGCGAAGCCGCCGAGCCCGGAGAAGGCCAGGAAGACGGCCAGCCAGAACAGGAACATCCGGCGCCGCCCGAGCAGATCGGCCGCCCGGCCGCCGAGCAGGGTGAATCCGGCGTAGCCGAGGACGTAGGCGCTCATGACCCACGCGGCCGTTCCGGTGCCGAGCCCCAGATCGGACCGGATCGAGGGGATCGCGACGGCGAGCATGGCTACGTCGACGCCCTCCAGAAAGATCGTTCCGCAGAGGACCAACAGCAGTGCCCAGGCGCGAGTACCCATGACGAGTCGGCTCCTCAAGTCGTATACAGGGATGGGTGGTTACGCGACAGAGGGTCGGTTCCCTCTTGTAACCACCTCGATCCTGCGGCAGCATCGACGGGCATGGAAGAAGGCACTTCGAAGTCACCGAGTAACTGCGCGAGCACCGCCTCCGGCGCCGGCTACGGCGACGCGGACCCCTTCCAGTGGGACACCCGCGAGGACTGCGAGGTGCGCCAGATCCTCGACCGGGTCGCCGACAAGTGGTCCCTGCTCGTCATCGCGCTCCTCGAACACCGCCGGCTGCGCTTCACGCAGCTGCGCCGCGAGATCGACGGGATCAGCCAGCGGATGCTGACGGTCACGCTGCGGCAGTTGGAGCGGGACGGCCTGGTGAAGCGGACGGTGCACCCGGTGGTGCCGCCCCGGGTCGAGTACGAACTGACGCCGCTCGGCGGCACGCTGCACGAGACGATCCGGTCCCTGGTGACGTGGACCGAGCACCACCAGGGCGAGATCGCCGCGGCCCGCGCCGCGTACGACACCCGGGCGCAGGAGGAGGCAGCGGCAGCCGCCGGAGCGACGGTCGGCACGAGCGCTCCCTGAGCCGTGGGCGGGCCCCCTGGACGAAATTACTTGCGCATGCATAAACTGCACATGCAGGTAATCGGCGCGACCAACCGACCCCGGAGTGCCCCATGTCCCGCACGTTCCTCTTTCTGCTCGGCAGCAGCCGCGGCGAAGGCAACACCGAGATCCTGGCCCGCAAGGCCGCCGAGCAGCTCTCCCCCGAGGTCGGGCAGCGCTGGATCGACCTCGCCGCGCACCCGCTCCCCGACTTCGAGGACCTTCGCCACGACAGCGACCACACCCGGCCCGCCGGCGACAACACGGCGCTGCTCCTGGA
The DNA window shown above is from Streptomyces sp. NBC_01445 and carries:
- a CDS encoding winged helix-turn-helix transcriptional regulator, with translation MAVSKWGADGEELCPYRLVLEHVTSRWGVLVLIALEERSYRFSELRREIGRVSEKMLTQTLQTLERDGMVHRDAKPVIPPRVDYSLTDLGREAAEQVRTLAMWTERRMEAVTEARAAYDETRAP
- the rarD gene encoding EamA family transporter RarD, giving the protein MWGLVPLFWPLLKPAGAGEILAHRMVWSLAVVGIALLFVRRWAWAGELLRNPRRLALVTVAAAVITVNWGVYIWAVNAGHVVEASLGYFINPLVTIAMGVLLLGERLRPAQWAAVGVGLAAVLVLAFGYGQPPWISLCLAFSFATYGLVKKKVNLGGLESLAAETAIQFVPALAYLLWIGSQGESTFGNGAGHATLLAATGLVTAIPLVCFGAAAIRVPLSTLGLLQYLAPVFQFLLGILYFHEAMPAERWAGFALVWVALTLLTWDALRTARRGRIALAEQEARVTAPESVPESVPESIPQTQVQPQTQPETDPRREPAA
- a CDS encoding 2-oxoacid:acceptor oxidoreductase subunit alpha; this encodes MTSQVSSPAEQADGAVVREQRRHANGKDVRRLDRVIIRFAGDSGDGMQLTGDRFTSETASFGNDLSTLPNFPAEIRAPAGTLPGVSSFQLHFADHDILTPGDAPNVLVAMNPAALKANIADVPRGAEIIVNTDEFTKRAMQKVGYETSPLEDGSLDGYHVHPVPLTTLTVEALKEFELSRKDAGRSKNMFALGLLSWMYHRPTEGTERFLKSKFAKKPQIAAANIAAFHAGWNFGETTEDFAVSYEVAPASSAFPTGTYRNISGNLALSYGLIAASRQADLPLYLGSYPITPASDILHELSKHKNFGVRTFQAEDEIAGIGAALGASFGGSLAVTTTSGPGVALKSETIGLAVSLELPLLVVDIQRGGPSTGLPTKTEQADLLQAMYGRNGEAPVPVVAPRTPADCFDAAIEAARIAITYRTPVFLLSDGYLANGSEPWRIPEIDQLPDLRTQFASGPNHTEADGTEVFWPYKRDPQTLARPWAIPGTPGLEHRIGGIEKQDGTGNISYDPANHELMVRTRQAKIDGIEVPDLEVDDASDEANTLVLGWGSTYGPITAAVRRLRTTGEHIAQAHLRHLNPFPRNLGEVLKRYEKVVIPEMNLGQLATLVRAKYLVDAHSHNQVNGMPFKAEQLATALKEAIHG
- a CDS encoding 2-oxoacid:ferredoxin oxidoreductase subunit beta; this translates as MADTGTKGTGTIEALSLVPKAEAEQSMKDFKSDQEVRWCPGCGDYAILAAVQGFMPELGLAKENIVFVSGIGCSSRFPYYMNTYGMHSIHGRAPAIATGLASSRRDLSVWVVTGDGDALSIGGNHLIHALRRNVNLKILLFNNRIYGLTKGQYSPTSEVGKITKSTPMGSLDAPFNPVSLALGAEASFVARTVDSDRKHLTDVLRQAAAHPGTALVEIYQNCNIFNDGAFEVLKDKQQAEEAVIRLEHGQPIRFGTDLAKGVVRDPQTGDLEVVDVTEDNQSQILVHDAHAASPTTAFALSRLADPHTLHHTPIGVFRSAERPVYDVQMSEQLDEAIEQNGKGDLGALLAGGDTWTVVG
- a CDS encoding winged helix-turn-helix transcriptional regulator — its product is MEEGTSKSPSNCASTASGAGYGDADPFQWDTREDCEVRQILDRVADKWSLLVIALLEHRRLRFTQLRREIDGISQRMLTVTLRQLERDGLVKRTVHPVVPPRVEYELTPLGGTLHETIRSLVTWTEHHQGEIAAARAAYDTRAQEEAAAAAGATVGTSAP
- a CDS encoding SDR family oxidoreductase, coding for MSIVVTGATGRLGRLVIDGLLAAGVPAESVAAVVRDKDKAAGLAARGVELRIADYSAPGTLAGAFAAGDRVLLISGSEVGQRVAQHQAVIDAAKGAGVALLAYTGVLGGPEADFDLAAEHKVTEQAILDSGLPYTFLRNGWYHENYTENLAPVLEHGAVTASAGEGRVASASRADYAAAAVAVLTGEGHENQAYELSGDVAWSFAEYAAELSKQTGRTIAYNSVTPEQNREILLGAGLPAPFADILVGVDTAIEQGLLATTSGDLSRLTGRPTTPLADAIKAALA
- a CDS encoding response regulator transcription factor → MRVVIAEDSVLLREGLTRLLTDRGHDVVAGVGDGDALVKTITDLAAQDALPDVVVADVRMPPTHTDEGVRAAVLLRKKHPGLGVLVLSQYVEEQYATELLAGSSHGVGYLLKDRVAEVREFVDAVVRVAQGGTALDPEVVAQLLGRSRKQDVLAGLTPREREVLGLMAEGRTNSAIARQLVVSDGAVEKHVSNIFLKLGLSPSDGDHRRVLAVLTYLNS